In one window of Shewanella goraebulensis DNA:
- a CDS encoding DUF4097 family beta strand repeat-containing protein translates to MNAKFSQLLGRIIIGSSVLFTSLMAQAVEQVDREISVSANPQIELKVQRGKVEIIGWDKGLISVKGHLDELSEGFVFEQKGDEVIIEDKLPSSYRGNNKQGSNLVIYVPSELKINAEGVSADYAMEKLTGKVELSLVSGNMKVEDIEGKISLASVSGNIKAEGLNGKIELETVSGDIKDKDIQGKAKYRLVSGELESENNLVTDLSIDQVSGDVEGSFIAAEKVKVVTVSGDIEVKLSNAVSKVLLDTVSGDIEVKFTNMPNLTFEIDGGPGGKIENRLTSDKPMKTKYSSRQSIQFKTQQGDGSFNASTISGKVKLEK, encoded by the coding sequence ATGAACGCAAAATTTAGCCAACTGCTAGGCCGCATTATTATCGGCTCTAGTGTGTTATTCACCTCACTCATGGCCCAAGCGGTAGAGCAAGTTGACCGTGAAATTTCGGTTTCAGCTAACCCGCAGATTGAATTAAAAGTTCAGCGTGGGAAAGTAGAAATTATTGGCTGGGATAAAGGTCTCATAAGTGTAAAAGGTCATTTAGATGAGTTATCTGAAGGGTTTGTTTTTGAACAGAAAGGCGATGAGGTCATTATCGAAGATAAACTACCAAGTAGCTACCGAGGTAATAATAAACAAGGTTCTAATTTGGTGATTTACGTGCCATCAGAGCTAAAGATCAATGCTGAAGGGGTCTCTGCTGATTATGCGATGGAGAAACTCACCGGTAAAGTCGAGCTATCTTTAGTCAGCGGCAATATGAAAGTCGAAGATATTGAAGGAAAAATCAGCCTTGCTAGCGTATCAGGTAACATCAAAGCAGAAGGACTAAATGGTAAAATTGAGCTAGAAACAGTTTCTGGTGACATCAAAGATAAGGATATTCAAGGTAAAGCAAAATATCGCTTAGTTAGTGGTGAACTTGAGTCTGAAAATAATTTAGTCACTGATTTAAGCATTGATCAAGTTTCTGGTGATGTCGAAGGCAGTTTTATTGCGGCAGAAAAAGTCAAAGTCGTCACAGTAAGCGGTGATATCGAAGTTAAGCTTAGTAACGCGGTATCTAAAGTGTTATTGGATACCGTTAGTGGCGACATTGAAGTCAAGTTTACCAATATGCCTAATTTAACATTTGAAATTGATGGTGGCCCAGGTGGCAAAATTGAAAACCGCTTAACCAGCGATAAACCAATGAAAACTAAATATTCTTCAAGACAGTCTATTCAGTTTAAAACTCAACAAGGTGACGGTAGCTTTAATGCCAGCACAATTAGTGGCAAAGTAAAACTAGAGAAGTAG
- a CDS encoding LysR family transcriptional regulator, producing the protein MELRHLKHFLVVADLKHFHRAALELNLAQPSLSRSIQKMEDLLGAKLLERTSRSVTLTPFGEIVVEHGSRIIRDVDFLKREIQAIQGLETGELIIGASAIPLNSIVGPSIGQFIHTFPNVNVELKVGNWLSLYQQLCNAEVSLFIAETKATELEQRDDIEVVPLPSFQAIFCCREAHPLTQIIPLTLEEIKQYPIAIPSALPKALYEQFGDLFNKYREGFSGLVKFEQFQAIKESLSECDLVSLAPDVSVKKELVNGSLVALPITDMPDIRASFSIVYLKSRKLTPAAKAFIDFIHPAEC; encoded by the coding sequence ATGGAATTGCGTCATTTAAAACATTTTCTTGTTGTTGCTGATTTAAAACATTTTCATCGAGCTGCACTGGAATTAAACTTAGCCCAACCATCGTTATCTCGAAGTATCCAAAAAATGGAAGACTTACTCGGGGCTAAATTATTGGAGCGAACTTCTCGCTCTGTGACATTGACGCCATTTGGTGAGATTGTTGTGGAACATGGCAGCCGAATAATACGCGATGTCGATTTTTTAAAGCGTGAGATACAAGCGATTCAAGGGCTTGAAACCGGTGAGCTAATTATTGGCGCTAGTGCTATTCCATTAAACAGTATCGTCGGGCCAAGTATAGGTCAGTTCATTCATACTTTTCCCAATGTGAATGTAGAACTAAAAGTGGGTAATTGGTTATCGCTTTATCAGCAGCTATGTAACGCTGAAGTCTCGCTATTTATTGCCGAAACTAAAGCGACAGAGTTAGAACAAAGAGATGATATTGAAGTGGTGCCACTGCCGAGTTTTCAAGCTATTTTTTGCTGCCGTGAAGCACACCCATTAACACAAATAATTCCACTGACTTTAGAAGAAATTAAGCAGTACCCCATCGCGATTCCTTCAGCCTTGCCTAAGGCTCTATATGAGCAATTTGGCGACTTATTTAATAAGTATCGTGAAGGGTTTTCTGGTTTGGTTAAATTTGAGCAGTTTCAAGCAATTAAAGAGTCATTGAGCGAATGTGACTTAGTTTCTTTAGCACCAGATGTTTCGGTCAAAAAAGAGCTCGTTAATGGCTCGTTAGTCGCATTGCCGATAACCGATATGCCAGATATCAGAGCATCGTTCAGCATAGTGTATTTAAAAAGCCGCAAACTGACACCGGCAGCTAAAGCTTTTATCGATTTTATTCATCCAGCAGAGTGCTAA
- a CDS encoding NapC/NirT family cytochrome c, giving the protein MEKLKALLNTVWQVIKKPSVHYSLGFLVIGGFIAGIVFWGAFNTALEMSSTEEFCSSCHQNVYEEMKPTIHYTNRSGVRATCHDCHVPHKWTDKIARKMQASKEIWAHLVGSINTPEKFEAKRRELAEHEWRRLKANNSLECRNCHEFDYMDFTRQSERAAKMHSTYLESGEQTCIDCHKGIAHHLPDMAGVEGF; this is encoded by the coding sequence ATGGAAAAATTAAAAGCATTATTAAATACAGTTTGGCAAGTAATCAAAAAGCCCAGTGTGCATTACAGCTTAGGTTTTTTGGTCATTGGTGGTTTTATTGCGGGGATCGTATTTTGGGGGGCATTTAATACCGCTCTTGAAATGTCGAGTACCGAAGAGTTTTGCAGTAGTTGTCATCAAAATGTTTATGAAGAAATGAAGCCCACGATTCATTACACCAATCGTAGCGGCGTGCGAGCCACTTGTCATGACTGCCATGTTCCCCATAAATGGACCGATAAAATTGCCCGTAAAATGCAAGCGTCTAAAGAGATTTGGGCACACCTTGTCGGCTCGATTAATACGCCAGAGAAGTTTGAAGCTAAACGACGTGAGCTTGCCGAACATGAGTGGCGCCGTTTAAAAGCAAATAATTCATTAGAATGCAGAAATTGTCATGAATTTGATTATATGGATTTCACCCGACAATCTGAGCGGGCAGCAAAAATGCATTCAACCTACTTAGAAAGTGGTGAGCAGACCTGCATTGATTGTCATAAAGGGATTGCGCATCATCTGCCTGACATGGCTGGAGTAGAAGGCTTTTAA
- a CDS encoding TolB family protein: MKSIVILITCIAVTSSFFPQQDLYAAPYHSALAKDKVVEFAPGIISTKANFEINTVFNKAGDNVIFARCKDDFSHCTMMQSSFVSGEWQQPTALAISGEYLDADPYYSADYSQLYFVSKRPLEGEQEEAKEVNIWRSTWKNDQWQQPEYLDINSDAADLYPSLTDKGELYFPSFRDNGRHMFVAQPKGNGFATPEPLSSHIYGVNGNIGDSAVSRDGNTIVFSIKDREDSRGKGDLYISNRVNGKWTIANSLGDKVNTADHEFTPIISPDGNYLFFTRIENGKGNLYQIHLSALDI; the protein is encoded by the coding sequence CGCCTTATCACTCTGCGTTAGCAAAAGATAAAGTGGTAGAGTTCGCGCCAGGCATTATTTCAACTAAAGCCAATTTTGAAATTAATACAGTGTTCAACAAGGCCGGTGATAATGTCATTTTTGCAAGATGTAAAGATGATTTTAGCCACTGCACTATGATGCAGTCATCGTTTGTATCAGGTGAATGGCAGCAACCAACTGCACTTGCAATATCAGGTGAATACTTAGATGCAGACCCTTATTACAGTGCTGATTACTCACAGCTATACTTTGTGTCTAAAAGGCCATTAGAGGGTGAGCAAGAGGAAGCAAAAGAAGTCAATATATGGCGCTCAACGTGGAAAAATGATCAATGGCAGCAACCTGAGTATCTTGATATTAATTCAGATGCCGCCGATCTATATCCATCACTGACAGACAAAGGCGAGCTCTACTTCCCTTCATTTAGAGACAATGGCAGACATATGTTTGTTGCCCAACCCAAAGGCAATGGATTTGCGACACCAGAACCTTTATCAAGTCATATTTATGGAGTGAACGGTAATATTGGCGACTCAGCAGTATCTCGAGACGGAAACACCATTGTTTTTAGTATCAAAGATCGCGAGGACAGCCGAGGTAAAGGCGATTTATACATCTCAAATCGTGTTAACGGTAAATGGACTATAGCGAATAGTTTAGGCGATAAAGTAAATACAGCAGATCATGAGTTTACGCCGATTATTTCTCCCGATGGTAACTACTTATTTTTTACTCGTATTGAGAACGGTAAAGGCAATTTATATCAAATTCATTTATCTGCATTAGACATTTAA
- a CDS encoding mechanosensitive ion channel family protein codes for MEDSRKALQAILDIISFDKLFAFALVCFFAWIIMVIVQFALKQLTIKLPKYRLLWSRLYPFVRLFVWATVIIYTITEIINPHENLVLAVIGSIGIVLGLATQEPAKNMIAGLIIMITPPYRVGDMVTLSGHYGEVIQLDWSVTWLRTFDDNTVMIPNAEALKTAVSNANSGALDEMVVVTFNLPIKADHLKAIQLAKEATQCSPYTFLDKPITVNIATDYQYGEHLIQLTIKAYVMDIRLERKFASDINFRVLNAFKQAELYSKSTSETAEAIN; via the coding sequence ATGGAAGACTCTCGTAAAGCCTTACAAGCCATATTAGATATCATCTCATTTGATAAACTATTTGCCTTTGCCTTGGTGTGTTTTTTCGCTTGGATAATCATGGTTATTGTTCAATTTGCTCTGAAGCAGTTAACCATAAAGCTGCCTAAGTACCGATTACTCTGGAGCCGGCTATACCCTTTTGTACGCCTGTTTGTATGGGCGACAGTGATAATTTACACCATCACTGAGATCATAAACCCCCACGAAAATCTGGTTTTAGCCGTTATTGGTTCAATCGGTATTGTATTGGGTTTAGCTACCCAAGAGCCCGCCAAAAATATGATTGCTGGCCTAATCATTATGATTACCCCGCCTTATCGAGTGGGCGACATGGTGACGCTGTCTGGTCACTACGGTGAAGTAATTCAACTTGACTGGAGTGTCACTTGGCTGCGGACTTTTGATGATAATACTGTAATGATACCTAACGCTGAGGCGCTTAAAACTGCGGTGTCGAATGCTAACAGTGGTGCATTAGATGAAATGGTGGTGGTGACATTCAATCTCCCCATTAAAGCAGATCACTTAAAAGCAATACAGCTCGCAAAAGAGGCAACTCAATGCTCACCTTATACTTTTTTAGATAAACCCATTACTGTCAATATTGCTACCGATTACCAGTATGGCGAACATCTTATTCAGTTAACGATTAAGGCCTATGTGATGGATATCAGGCTAGAACGAAAGTTTGCCAGCGATATTAATTTTCGAGTTTTAAATGCCTTTAAACAGGCAGAACTTTATTCTAAGTCAACTTCTGAGACCGCTGAGGCAATTAATTAA
- the rpiA gene encoding ribose-5-phosphate isomerase RpiA: MTQDEMKKAAGWAALKYVEENSIVGVGTGSTVNHFIDALATMKHDIQGAVSSSEASTEKLKQLGIEVFDMNSVADLSVYVDGADEINAHMDMIKGGGAALTREKIVAAVAKKFVCIVDNTKQVDVLGEFPLPIEVIPMARSYVARELVKLGGDPVYREGVVTDNGNVILDMYNYKILDPKALETQLNAIVGVVTNGLFANRGADVLLVGSPDGVKTVLPE; this comes from the coding sequence ATGACCCAAGATGAAATGAAAAAAGCTGCCGGCTGGGCTGCGCTTAAATACGTTGAAGAAAACAGTATTGTTGGTGTTGGCACGGGTTCAACGGTAAATCACTTTATTGATGCATTAGCAACGATGAAGCATGACATTCAAGGGGCAGTTTCAAGCTCTGAAGCGTCAACAGAAAAACTGAAGCAATTAGGTATTGAAGTGTTCGACATGAACAGTGTTGCAGATTTATCTGTGTATGTTGATGGCGCTGACGAAATCAACGCTCACATGGATATGATTAAAGGTGGCGGCGCGGCATTAACTCGCGAAAAAATTGTTGCTGCAGTAGCAAAGAAATTTGTTTGTATCGTTGATAATACCAAGCAAGTTGACGTATTAGGCGAGTTCCCACTTCCAATTGAAGTGATCCCTATGGCACGTTCTTATGTTGCCCGAGAACTGGTTAAACTTGGCGGTGATCCTGTTTACCGTGAAGGTGTAGTAACAGATAACGGCAACGTTATTCTAGATATGTACAACTACAAAATTCTTGACCCTAAAGCACTTGAAACTCAGCTAAACGCTATTGTAGGTGTGGTGACTAACGGCTTGTTCGCAAACCGTGGCGCTGACGTATTGCTTGTTGGTTCACCAGATGGTGTTAAAACCGTTTTGCCAGAATAA
- a CDS encoding LysR family transcriptional regulator: MNKTPFEALDLNLINVFFILYEELNTHKAAERLHISQPAVSRALQKLRDAFNDPIFVKTRHGLTATDKAHYLAQKLPNTWQELTDIINHMEEFELKALTGKINVTLHPALIGLISDQLFLALHQLAPKIELVVSVWSSNTEQELLSGKQDIAVTMVEPDFSKEMTVRTLPKLFAKAYLNKQHPLARHVINEQSFADYPLAVLHVTGWNENTTYVEKYLRNAGLTPKIAYRSPHPDSVLSVVSQTHLIHAAGAQYHGINTDKVCSKIIHINNKPVELNSYFCHHYRHRNKPLFQWLFDTIEAIVKQQHLSERNLSS, translated from the coding sequence ATGAATAAAACGCCATTTGAAGCTCTCGATCTTAATTTGATCAATGTTTTTTTCATTTTATATGAAGAGCTAAACACCCATAAAGCAGCCGAAAGGCTCCACATCAGCCAACCTGCTGTGAGTAGAGCATTACAGAAGTTACGTGATGCTTTTAACGACCCCATATTTGTTAAAACCAGACACGGCTTAACTGCAACCGATAAAGCCCATTATTTAGCGCAAAAGTTGCCTAATACTTGGCAAGAGCTGACCGATATTATTAACCACATGGAAGAGTTTGAGCTTAAGGCGCTCACGGGTAAAATTAATGTCACTCTGCACCCTGCTCTCATAGGATTAATTAGTGACCAATTATTTTTAGCCTTGCATCAATTAGCACCAAAAATTGAATTAGTGGTTTCGGTGTGGAGTAGTAACACAGAGCAAGAGTTACTATCAGGTAAGCAAGATATCGCCGTCACAATGGTTGAACCTGATTTTTCCAAAGAAATGACAGTTAGGACATTACCAAAGTTATTTGCCAAAGCTTATTTAAACAAGCAACATCCTTTAGCGAGGCATGTCATTAATGAACAATCATTTGCCGATTATCCACTAGCTGTTTTACATGTGACAGGGTGGAACGAAAATACAACCTATGTTGAAAAGTATCTTAGAAATGCTGGATTAACACCGAAGATAGCTTATCGAAGTCCGCATCCTGATTCAGTATTAAGTGTGGTTTCGCAAACTCATTTAATTCATGCAGCAGGTGCGCAATACCACGGCATTAATACTGATAAAGTGTGTAGTAAAATTATTCATATCAATAACAAACCTGTCGAGCTGAATAGCTATTTTTGTCACCATTATCGCCATAGAAACAAACCGTTATTTCAGTGGCTATTCGACACGATTGAGGCAATAGTTAAGCAACAACATTTATCAGAGAGAAACCTGTCGAGCTGA
- a CDS encoding cupin domain-containing protein: MNTINMDFSQRVVVNTHELNWDKSPAKGVWRKRLAREEAERGHATSVVKYDAGASFKSHPHPLGEEIFVLSGIFSDETGDYPAGTYIRNPEGFSHAPFSEQGCELLVKLHQFLPSDKEQVRVDTRNTDWLPGQGELQVMPLHQHLTESTALVFWPAGCQFQPHRHFGGEEIYVISGEFIDEHGRYPAGSWIRSPHLSQHNPYVEQDTVILVKVGHLNTDE, from the coding sequence ATGAACACTATCAATATGGATTTTAGCCAACGCGTCGTGGTAAATACTCATGAGCTGAATTGGGATAAAAGCCCTGCCAAAGGCGTATGGCGTAAACGTTTGGCACGCGAGGAAGCCGAACGAGGTCATGCTACCAGTGTGGTTAAGTATGATGCTGGCGCAAGTTTTAAATCTCACCCACACCCATTAGGTGAAGAAATCTTTGTATTGTCAGGGATATTTTCAGATGAAACAGGTGACTATCCTGCTGGCACGTATATTCGTAATCCTGAAGGTTTTAGTCATGCCCCTTTTAGCGAGCAAGGCTGTGAGTTATTAGTAAAGTTACATCAATTTTTACCAAGTGATAAAGAGCAAGTCAGAGTTGATACCCGTAATACAGATTGGTTACCTGGCCAAGGCGAATTACAGGTCATGCCGTTGCATCAACATTTAACTGAATCTACCGCTTTAGTCTTTTGGCCTGCGGGGTGTCAATTTCAGCCCCACCGTCATTTTGGCGGAGAAGAAATATACGTGATTAGCGGTGAATTTATCGATGAGCATGGACGGTATCCAGCTGGAAGTTGGATTAGAAGCCCGCATTTAAGCCAGCATAATCCGTATGTTGAGCAAGACACCGTTATCCTAGTTAAAGTTGGTCATTTAAACACTGATGAATAA
- a CDS encoding RNA polymerase sigma factor codes for MSDEALVNQVKSGNKAAFKALYQRHQGRVYAISFRLSGSHDHADEICQDCFVRLWQKLDQFNGESQFTTWLHKLSVHQAINSMKAKQRFWHRFLPDSNIAEENEQDSSQQYEYHRLDKLIMKLPERTRVVFVLSAIEGYQHQEIAQILNIAVGTSKAQYHRAKQMLQEMLS; via the coding sequence ATGTCTGACGAGGCATTAGTGAACCAAGTAAAATCGGGGAATAAGGCCGCATTTAAAGCCCTCTATCAGCGTCACCAAGGTCGGGTATATGCGATTAGTTTTCGCTTAAGTGGCAGTCATGACCATGCTGACGAAATTTGCCAAGACTGCTTCGTCAGATTATGGCAAAAGTTGGATCAATTTAACGGTGAAAGTCAGTTTACGACTTGGCTGCATAAATTGTCGGTTCATCAAGCCATCAACAGCATGAAAGCCAAACAACGTTTTTGGCATCGTTTTTTACCTGACAGCAATATTGCTGAAGAAAATGAGCAAGACTCAAGTCAACAATACGAGTACCACCGTTTAGATAAATTGATTATGAAGTTACCAGAAAGAACCAGAGTGGTTTTTGTATTAAGCGCCATTGAAGGCTATCAGCATCAGGAAATTGCACAAATATTAAATATTGCAGTGGGTACCAGCAAAGCCCAGTACCACAGAGCAAAACAGATGTTACAGGAGATGCTGTCATGA
- a CDS encoding cytochrome-c peroxidase, with protein MFKLTSVAFIIASICSICSISTAQASEPIEVIKPAVITEPEKVELGKMLFFEPRLSMSGFISCNSCHNLSLGGVDALPTSIGHEWQEGPINSPTVLNADYMLAQFWDGRAATLKEQAAGPIDNPKEMGYTHELAVGTIASMPAYVARFKAIYGSEEVNIDRITDAIAVFEKTLVTPNSPFDKYLEGDKKAITADAQAGYQLFKDKGCVACHNGPAVGGTMYMKMGLVKPFHTDNPAVGRKGVTGKEADKFVFKVPTLRNIELTYPYFHDGSVWTLEEAVNTMADIQLGQEMSEKETKQMVDFLKSLTGDQPQIMLPILPPSNENTPRPVPFK; from the coding sequence ATGTTCAAGCTAACCTCTGTTGCTTTTATTATTGCTTCAATTTGTTCAATTTGTTCAATTTCTACAGCTCAAGCAAGTGAGCCAATTGAGGTGATTAAACCTGCTGTTATCACCGAACCTGAAAAAGTAGAATTGGGTAAAATGTTGTTCTTTGAACCACGTTTATCTATGTCTGGTTTTATTTCTTGTAACTCTTGCCATAACTTATCGTTAGGTGGTGTGGATGCATTGCCAACGTCTATCGGTCATGAGTGGCAAGAAGGCCCAATTAACTCGCCTACAGTATTAAATGCTGATTACATGTTGGCGCAGTTTTGGGATGGTCGAGCGGCAACTTTAAAAGAGCAAGCTGCGGGTCCTATCGATAACCCTAAAGAAATGGGTTATACCCATGAACTCGCTGTTGGTACTATTGCTTCAATGCCAGCTTATGTTGCACGCTTTAAAGCAATTTATGGTTCTGAAGAAGTTAACATCGACAGAATTACAGACGCCATTGCGGTATTTGAAAAAACGTTAGTAACACCAAACAGCCCATTTGATAAGTATTTAGAAGGCGATAAGAAAGCCATTACAGCCGACGCTCAAGCGGGTTATCAATTATTTAAAGATAAAGGCTGTGTAGCTTGTCATAACGGTCCTGCTGTTGGTGGTACTATGTACATGAAAATGGGCTTAGTTAAACCATTCCATACCGATAACCCAGCCGTTGGCCGTAAAGGCGTAACAGGTAAAGAAGCGGATAAGTTCGTCTTTAAAGTACCAACACTACGTAATATTGAGCTGACCTATCCATACTTCCACGATGGTAGTGTTTGGACACTTGAAGAAGCGGTTAACACCATGGCTGATATCCAATTAGGTCAGGAAATGAGCGAAAAAGAAACCAAGCAAATGGTTGATTTCTTAAAGAGCTTAACCGGTGACCAGCCGCAAATCATGTTACCGATTTTACCGCCTTCAAATGAAAATACGCCACGCCCAGTGCCGTTCAAGTAA
- a CDS encoding HopJ type III effector protein has product MHQAELVRFISGIDRQEERRFEDTMAIIDMYYEFTPTAFSNGQQQNSAEQNLGSCKVFSFAMRHQLSESQTLKLFGQYYQDVLATPQGADHQNIRQFMQHGWAGIRFTGTPLLLKS; this is encoded by the coding sequence ATGCATCAAGCAGAGTTAGTCCGTTTTATTAGCGGTATTGATCGCCAAGAAGAGCGCCGTTTTGAAGATACAATGGCGATCATCGACATGTATTATGAGTTTACTCCGACTGCATTTAGTAATGGCCAGCAGCAAAACAGTGCAGAACAAAACTTAGGATCTTGCAAAGTGTTTTCATTTGCAATGCGACATCAATTGTCGGAATCGCAAACGCTTAAGCTTTTCGGCCAATACTACCAAGATGTGTTAGCCACGCCTCAAGGTGCGGACCATCAGAATATTCGCCAGTTTATGCAACATGGATGGGCTGGTATTCGTTTTACTGGAACGCCGCTGCTTTTGAAAAGCTAA
- a CDS encoding methyl-accepting chemotaxis protein: MLIRTKLILSVAVSLVAFTAMFGLQLYTSDVKSKLASAANHVTEIEREVLQLRVIEKDFFARLDTKYTQQHDSTFAEINTIIQVLDEVLIERGLPNQSLTSFSQSLRIYKGLFSELVTLQTEIGLTPKTGLYGDLRQSVHNVESILKQQNQNLLSVTMLQLRRNEKDFMLRRTQSYLDRFDKNIDLFKSQLSASTLDYQIKKQLNSLVDSYQKSFDLLTNKEKEFGLTAYDGDMLKLREAIKKTDIDLTTLQQQTHQEISAAENNALILGASIFILITFILCVFAYMILRSIVVPINDINKVISEVEKNKDLTLRCDETRNDELARIAKHFNAMVVSFQTLIEQVNESVDAMNISCEELTQNAVVASEGVSRQLSETDMVATAITEMGATIEEIASNTEQAALKANETNDHAQQGLVSVEQTIEKIQTLASQLSDSSEVVGDLERDSETIGSVLDVIRGIAEQTNLLALNAAIEAARAGEQGRGFAVVADEVRSLAMRTQESTEEISKIITTLQSRTHSIVQLMEASQQQGSDSVDQAAGAGNLLQSITQDVQTISDMSTQIATAIEEQSMVAAEVNKNVVIIRDIADETANATEENSAATQDVRQRAETLHEAVSLFKVG, encoded by the coding sequence ATGTTAATTCGTACCAAATTAATACTTAGTGTAGCCGTGTCTCTGGTGGCTTTTACTGCCATGTTTGGTTTGCAGTTATATACCAGTGACGTGAAGTCAAAATTAGCCAGCGCGGCTAATCATGTAACTGAAATTGAGCGTGAAGTATTACAACTTAGAGTGATTGAAAAAGATTTTTTTGCGCGCTTAGATACAAAATACACGCAGCAGCATGACAGTACTTTTGCTGAAATAAATACGATTATTCAGGTGCTCGATGAAGTGCTTATTGAACGTGGATTGCCTAATCAAAGTTTGACCAGTTTTAGTCAAAGTTTACGGATCTATAAAGGGCTGTTTAGTGAATTAGTTACGCTGCAAACAGAAATAGGCTTAACACCCAAAACAGGTTTGTATGGTGATTTACGTCAATCGGTACATAACGTTGAATCTATCCTTAAGCAGCAAAATCAAAACTTACTATCGGTAACTATGCTACAACTGCGCCGAAACGAGAAAGACTTTATGTTGCGCCGCACCCAAAGTTATTTAGATAGATTTGATAAAAATATCGACTTATTTAAATCTCAATTGAGTGCCTCAACGCTCGATTATCAAATTAAAAAACAATTAAATTCTTTAGTGGATTCTTATCAAAAAAGCTTTGATTTACTGACAAACAAAGAAAAAGAATTCGGTTTAACTGCTTACGATGGTGATATGCTCAAATTAAGAGAAGCCATTAAAAAAACTGATATAGATTTAACCACCTTACAGCAACAAACCCATCAAGAAATCAGTGCCGCTGAGAATAACGCCCTCATCTTAGGTGCCAGTATATTTATTTTAATCACCTTCATTTTATGTGTTTTCGCTTACATGATATTACGCAGTATTGTGGTGCCAATTAATGATATTAATAAAGTGATTTCTGAAGTCGAAAAAAACAAAGATCTGACCCTTAGATGTGACGAAACTAGAAATGATGAACTCGCTAGAATAGCTAAACATTTTAATGCCATGGTGGTTAGCTTTCAGACCTTGATTGAGCAAGTTAATGAATCTGTCGATGCGATGAATATCTCTTGCGAAGAGTTAACCCAAAATGCAGTTGTGGCCTCAGAAGGGGTGTCAAGACAGCTGAGTGAAACCGACATGGTCGCAACTGCCATTACTGAGATGGGCGCGACAATTGAAGAGATTGCCAGTAATACTGAGCAAGCCGCGCTGAAAGCTAACGAAACCAACGATCATGCTCAGCAAGGCTTAGTCAGCGTTGAGCAAACCATTGAGAAAATTCAAACCTTAGCTAGCCAATTAAGTGATTCATCTGAAGTGGTTGGAGATTTAGAACGTGATAGTGAAACCATAGGTAGTGTGTTAGATGTTATTAGAGGCATTGCCGAGCAAACTAATCTACTGGCATTAAATGCCGCCATTGAAGCTGCCAGAGCAGGCGAACAAGGGCGTGGTTTTGCGGTTGTGGCCGATGAAGTGAGAAGCCTTGCTATGCGCACTCAAGAGTCAACTGAGGAAATATCCAAAATTATTACTACATTGCAATCTAGAACCCACTCAATAGTGCAATTAATGGAAGCGAGTCAGCAACAAGGTAGTGACAGTGTCGATCAGGCTGCAGGGGCAGGGAATTTATTGCAATCTATTACTCAAGATGTGCAAACTATTTCTGATATGAGCACTCAAATCGCAACAGCCATTGAAGAGCAAAGTATGGTCGCGGCTGAAGTGAATAAGAATGTCGTGATTATTCGAGATATTGCTGATGAGACAGCCAATGCCACCGAAGAGAACTCAGCAGCTACCCAAGATGTAAGACAGAGAGCTGAGACATTACACGAAGCTGTGAGCTTATTTAAAGTGGGTTAA